The window CCATTGCGTAAGGTGTTTCAAAATATCCAGTAGCATGCATCTTCAATGCGACAACATGAGTATCCCCTGGAGGGGAGTTACTTGTTGGGATTCCGACATGGTGAAACGTGATTTTTTGGTATGTTTTGCTTGGTTTCATCTTTTCTAATTTGCATCGATATGGAGGTCGGAGGTTCCTCACAATTGATAAGAGATACAAGTAATTGAACCTCAATTAGACTCAATAATATGTTAACCACGATTTGGGTATGGTTATGTGCTCCGGGGGCTTGTTACGTAATTAAACTATACTTGATGAGATGTTTTAAACATTTGCTCATAGCTAGAGGATCATTTCTATGAAACTGAACACTCGCCTTATGACAGTTTTTGCAATCACTATCACTTATAGTTTTAGCGGATATACTGCCGAAAAATCGCAATCTCTATTAGAAGATGCACTTAGTGCCGCGCCTCCTACATTACGTGACACTGTTACTGTTTTAGACTGGGATCAAAATGTCCTGCAAGAAGGAACGAGTAACTACACATGCTTCCCAACCCCACCCCAACTCACGGGAAAAGCACCTATGTGCATGGATGGCCCGTGGATGGATTGGGCGAAAGCCTGGATGAACAAAGAACCATTCCAAGCGAAAGCCATCGGGATATCTTACATGCTCGCTGGTGATGAGGGGGCTAGTAATATAGACCCGTACGCTGAGGGGCCAACCGATGATAATGACTGGGTCGTAGAAGGCCCACATCTAATGATCATTACCCCTGATGTTACACTATTGGATTCATTACCTACGGATCCAAGCCTTGGAGGCCCATATGTTATGTGGAAAGGGACTCCATACGTACACATCATGATACCCGTAGGAGCCAGAAAATAGTCCGTTGTAAGGCATCGTTTTACGCAGTGGTGCCTTATTACATATCACAGTGGTTATCGTGCTTCTTTATTCACAAAACTCTCCGGCTTTAGAGAATAAATGTCGTTTTAACTGGAGGGGGCGATTTGAGTGTTTGCTGAACAACGCAACATGCCTTAGCCGCGGTTTGGAGGCGTTCTAACTGTTTTGAATCCGTCCCTTCTTTTACCTTCATTTTTACTTCACAGGTCATATTTTGAAAGCCTACCGGGACTAATCTATCCATCATCAAAGCCCCTCGAACATCTGCAGTAGCTGTCACGTTGACCTCTAATTCGACCAGTTCAATCCCCATCAAGTTGGCAACCATACGAATAGAGGAGTCTTGGCAAGCTGCTAATGCAGCACATAATAAATCTCCGGGTGTGGGAGCGTCATGCTTACCTCCAACTGCAGCATGAACACCTACGGGCACCGATACACCACACCCGTCCATAGGCTCCACCATTGAATGGAATGGTTCAGACGCATATTCACCTGAAGTTTTAGCGTGGTCCGTGACCATAGCCAAGCTTGGGTTTTTAACGTAGCTTTCTTTAAGAGGTTTTTGCGCCTCAAATACAATTGACTTCATAATGGGATCCTCGGTGATCAGTTAAAGTGGCTAACGCACAGTTAAGCAATTTAACAACGCAAATCTGAACCTAAACCAACCACCACAGAACTATTTAGCTACAAATGTCATGAGTTGACTGTCAACTTGAATTGTTTGCTATACATTACCGCAGTCGACTTGGATGAAATAACATCCACCCTTCAGGGTAAAGCTTAGACAAAACCTGCGATAACAACCAAACCATTTACTCTAATTTTCACGCAATAACCAGCTTCTAGATTCGTCTATACTCGGTGTCCCTTTCTAGCCAAGTGTTAGAAATCACCTCGAAAACACGTTAAGAAGGTTTTGAAACGAGAGTTCCCTAGGAGCAACAAGGTTTGGGTTGAATACCATCAAGCTCTCGATGAAGCACCCAATATCAACAGCTCTCACTCATCACAAATGCCCCTATTTTAGTTTCAATGGAACATAACGTTGTTTGAA is drawn from Vibrio sp. SNU_ST1 and contains these coding sequences:
- a CDS encoding OsmC family protein: MKSIVFEAQKPLKESYVKNPSLAMVTDHAKTSGEYASEPFHSMVEPMDGCGVSVPVGVHAAVGGKHDAPTPGDLLCAALAACQDSSIRMVANLMGIELVELEVNVTATADVRGALMMDRLVPVGFQNMTCEVKMKVKEGTDSKQLERLQTAAKACCVVQQTLKSPPPVKTTFIL